The Dama dama isolate Ldn47 chromosome 25, ASM3311817v1, whole genome shotgun sequence genome window below encodes:
- the LOC133046628 gene encoding regulator of G-protein signaling 2-like: protein MQSAMFLAVQHDCGPMDKSAGTWPKNEEKREKMKRTLLKDWKSRLSYFLQNSSSPGKPKTGKKSKQQTFIKPSPEEAQLWSEAFDELLASKYGLAAFRAFLKSEFCEENIEFWLACEDFKKTKSPQKLSSKAKKIYTDFIEKEAPKEINIDFQTKTLPGTLKYKGSPCHLSLLPGPRGFTPVPDLIMNLVPEPPVYRLTPMAQVPDHLRGPSAEAKFRKARQQPSLMIGWPSQTPTPGPPKLFIL, encoded by the exons ATGCAAAGTGCTATGTTCCTGGCTGTCCAGCACGACTGCGGACCCATGGACAAAAGTGCTGGCACCTGGCCTAAGAACGAGGAGAAGCGAGAGAAGATGAAGCGAACCCTATTAAAAGATTGGAAGAGCCGTTTGAGTTACTTCTTGCAAAATTCCtcctctcctgggaagcccaaaactggCAAGAAAAGCAAACAGCAAACCTTCATCAAGCCTTCTCCCGAGGAAGCCCAGCTGTGGTCAGAAGCATTTGATGAGCTGCTAGCCAGTAAATATGGTCTTGCTGCATTCAGggcttttttaaaatctgaattctGTGAAGAAAATATTGAATTCTGGCTGGCCTGTGAAGACTTCAAAAAAACCAAGTCACCCCAAAAGCTGTcctcaaaagcaaagaaaatatatactGACTTCATAGAAAAAGAAGCTCCAAAAGAGATCAACATAGACTTTCAAACCAAaactct CCCTGGCACATTAAAATACAAGGGCAGCCCCTGCCACCTCAGCCTCCTGCCTGGGCCCCGTGGTTTCACCCCAGTGCCAGACCTAATCATGAATCTGGTCCCTGAGCCCCCAGTTTACAGACTGACTCCTATGGCCCAGGTGCCAGATCACCTGCGTGGTCCCAGCGCCGAGGCCAAAttcaggaaagccaggcagcagcCTTCACTAATGATCGGTTGGCCTTCACAGACCCCAACACCAGGCCCACCcaagttattcattttataa